The Elusimicrobiaceae bacterium DNA window TGTCCCCTGTATGAAAAACACTGCCAGCGCGGCTGCCGCAATTAGACAATAACGCATACCTGCTCCACCGATCCGTCTCCCGCGTTTCAACCCGTCCGCCGTCCTGCGCCGGACGATGCAAAACAGCCCTGCGCTTTCCGTCGCGGTGTTTTAACACCGCGGCGGAAAACACAACCGTTGCGAACGACTCTATTTACAGCATTTTTCGTTTACCGAATCGCGTATGTCGCGCACATTCTGCGCGGCTTCGACAGTAATTTTGATGCATTCGCTCATGGCATAGAAAATCATCGCGATAATGGCGCACGCGATGAAATTCACCAGCGACGACAACGCGACAATTTTCCAGAACTGGCCCATGTATTCGGCCGGCACCTGTGAATAATCCTTCACGCGCAGAAAAACTGAAACCAGGAAATAAACCACCGGCAACGCGCTCGCGAATTTAAACCCGATCGCTATGTTTCTGAGCGGAATATGCTCCAGCTCCCGTTCCGACCCGATCCGGCCCTTCCCGCAGCAGCAGACTGACTCGCGGCAGGAATCTTCCTTTCTGTCCGCTCCGTTCTCCTCGACGGCAGCGGTTTCCTCTTTTGCCGTTTCCTCCGGCTTTATTTCCGTTTCTTCGGCTTTGACTTCATCATTTTGCGGCATGTCGTTCTCCTTGTACGGTTATGCTAAAAGCCGCCGGGTACGGCGGCGTAAAATTTATATTACGCTGTTTTTCAACAGTTCGCGCGCGAGGCGGAGCGCCGCATCACCGGCGTCCCTGGAACCGAGCATACGCGCTATTTCGCGCACCCGCGCGTCGCCGTCAAGCCGTTTGACCGAAGCGTTCGTGACGCCCGCGGCGGATTTCTTCTCCACATTGTAATGGCCCGCCGCGCAGGCGGCCACAGTCGCCAGATGCGTAACGCACAGCACCTGATGAACCCGGCCTATGCGGGCGAGCTTCTCGCCGACCAGCGCGCCGGTCTCGCCGCCGATCCCGGCGTCAATCTCGTCAAACACCAGCACCGGCACCCGGTCCGCTCCGGCCAGCACAGTTTTAAGCCCCAGCATCACGCGCGACAGCTCTCCGCCCGACGCGATGTTCTTAAGCGGCATGAGCGGACTGCCGGGATTGGCCGAAAACAGAAATTCCACCCGGTCCGCTCCGCTTTCGCGGATATCGCTCCCGTCCATCTCCACCGACACCGCAAAATCCACGTCCGCAAACCCCAGCGGCCTGATCTGCGCGATAATCCTGCCGCTCAGTTTCCCGGCCGCGCTCATGCGGGCCGCGTGCAGCTTCTCGCATAACGGCAGCAGTTTCGCGTTGATGGCTTCCAGCTCGGCCCGGACTTCCGTTTCTTTCAACTCCGAAAAATCCAGCTCCTCTGTTTTACGCCTGAGCCCGGCGGCAAACTCCAGCACGTCATCCAGCCCCGGCCCGTACTTGGCTTTAAGCCGTTTGAGCCGCTCGTCACGCGCCAGCAGACGGTCGAGTTCCGCCGGATCCGCGTTCACGCGCGCACCGTAATCCTTGATGCCGGCGGCGGCATCCTCCAGCGCGGCAAGCGCTCCGGCAAGCGTTTCCCCAAGAGCGGCAAGTTCCGGATCCAGCGCGGCGAGTTCCGCGATCAGCTTGACCGCCTCGCCGGTTTTTTCCACGGCGGAACCTTCCGCGTCGTACAGAATCTCGCGGGCGAGCGCGCATTGCGCCGCCAGTTTATCGGCGTTTTTCGCGCGCGGCAGAGCCGTTTCCAGTTCCAGGTCCTCCCCGTCAGTAACGCCGGCGGAC harbors:
- the recN gene encoding DNA repair protein RecN → MLSQLSVKNYAVIDSLDIKFGPGLNVFSGETGAGKSVLVGALGFVLGVRAGVSAIRPGAAKLEVTAVFENCRLDSAVCSRYGIGGGRLLLRRELDAKGRGRAFIGSVPVTVSALADIGAELVDFHGQHDHQTLLRPALHLELLDRFAGLDGKTGEIAALVRRMRELENGLKALTMSRGEKERLLDLYRFQLDEIESAGVTDGEDLELETALPRAKNADKLAAQCALAREILYDAEGSAVEKTGEAVKLIAELAALDPELAALGETLAGALAALEDAAAGIKDYGARVNADPAELDRLLARDERLKRLKAKYGPGLDDVLEFAAGLRRKTEELDFSELKETEVRAELEAINAKLLPLCEKLHAARMSAAGKLSGRIIAQIRPLGFADVDFAVSVEMDGSDIRESGADRVEFLFSANPGSPLMPLKNIASGGELSRVMLGLKTVLAGADRVPVLVFDEIDAGIGGETGALVGEKLARIGRVHQVLCVTHLATVAACAAGHYNVEKKSAAGVTNASVKRLDGDARVREIARMLGSRDAGDAALRLARELLKNSVI